A single window of Toxoplasma gondii ME49 chromosome Ib, whole genome shotgun sequence DNA harbors:
- a CDS encoding hypothetical protein (encoded by transcript TGME49_209470~Signal peptide predicted by SignalP 2.0 HMM (probability 0.919) with cleavage site probability 0.899 at residue 28) gives MAVSVLPNKRFCFPLFCTAILFFSAVHQDVVCEYTESASIETPAVEAVTHPSRTSSTKDVVHEVKETVQTEGLLGKTTVIEQLLSNALKRVADAITLRQSKTNYETEYLEPVEEELSILIHAVELFQQMVIPPVVEVAQMPYEALRSASEFVDDILRSFLDLDQEMSVTEDFSGSGLGSVEGHCDSQKTFDIRSTDDLQESRADLECIFAGGEAPKRPPLGVVVGRVHETGATDLYNLLMKIWWSGKLAFQTRCGSSRDIYMIQNLIHASLDIAAYAYVGTFTDPLAPGEYMDKKPSLIYDYTVNFGTLCPEMNKQASRVNLGVINNEHMYRNVVDVLRKVGETEDGGHILLGKAMLRDPLDFPDKGDIHAAFWSGVSYDNDAFESSNGEFRLSALERSFTYRHQSIVEVLRRFLPLLELVGDPVYVGPLLYDSVFRWKFGRQPLSPSQASAAREYRMGGEPSDLKFRLGSHPAAGSPVSYLSGALPPQVNILELLLRKVSNEPGNVSSTGVDAVPHEDA, from the exons ATGGCGGTCTCCGTCCTCCCGAATAAGCGTTTTTGCTTTCCGCTTTTCTGCACAGCCATCCTGTTTTTCAGTGCCGTCCACCAGGACGTGGTATGTGAATACACCGAATCTGCTTCCATTGAAACTCCAGCAGTGGAGGCCGTGACACACCCAAGCAGGACGTCGTCGACCAAAGACGTTGTACACGAAGTGAAGGAAACTGTCCAAACTGAAGGATTGTTGGGCAAAACTACCGTCATCGAACAGCTCTTGTCCAACGCACTCAAGCGTGTTGCAGATGCGATCACGCTGCGCCAAAGCAAAACCAATTATGAAACAGAATATCTCGAGCctgtcgaagaagagctcTCAATCTTGATACACGCAGTGGAGCTTTTTCAGCAAATGGTGATTCCCCCTGTTGTCGAAGTCGCCCAGATGCCTTACGAGGCTTTGCGGAGTGCATCTGAGTTTGTCGATGATATTCTCCGGAGTTTCCTAGACCTAGACCAAGAAATGAGTGTCACAGAAGATTTCTCAGGCAGTGGATTAGGCTCCGTTGAGGGACACTGTGACAGTCAAAAGACGTTCGATATTAGATCGACCGACGACTTAcaagagagcagagcagATCTCGAATGCATTTTCGCCGGGGGAGAGGCTCCAAAACGACCTCCTTTAGGCGTAGTCGTAGGACGCGTCCATGAAACCGGAGCTACCG aTCTCTACAATCTTCTGATGAAGATCTGGTGGTCTGGCAAGCTCGCTTTTCAGACTCGCTGTGGATCATCCCGAGACATATACATGATTCAGAACTTGATTCACGCTTCACTAGACATTGCAGCTTACGCATATGTCGGGACCTTTACCGACCCCCTCGCCCCCGGAGAATACATGGATAAGAAGCCTTCTCTCATCTATGATTACACCGTAAATTTTGGAACCCTCTGCCCCGAGATGAACAAGCAAGCAAGTCGGGTTAATCTCGGTGTAATCAACAACGAACATATGTACAGGAACGTCGTCGATGTT CTCCGGAAAGTTGGCGAAACTGAAGACGGAGGACATATTTTGCTTGGGAAAGCCATGCTGAGAGATCCACTCGATTTCCCAGATAAAGGCGACATTCATGCGGCGTTTTGGTCCGGTGTTTCGTATGACAACGACGCCTTCGAGTCTTCCAACGGAGAGTTCAGGCTCAGTGCCCTG GAGCGGTCATTCACATACAGACATCAGAGTATCGTCGAGGTACTTCGCCGATTTCTGCCACTTTTGGAACTCGTTGGTGACCCTGTGTATGTGGGCCCCCTTCTCTACGACAGTGTTTTCCGGTGGAAATTTGGACGACAGCCTTTGTCGCCCTCCCAGGCTTCCGCTGCGAGAGAATATAGAATGGGCGGTGAGCCGTCTGACCTGAAATTCCGGCTGGGGTCACATCCAGCAGCGGGCTCTCCCGTGTCGTATCTAAGTGGCGCTCTTCCACCTCAAGTAAACATTTTGGAGTTGTTACTTAGGAAGGTTTCCAACGAACCAGGAAATGTCTCCTCAACAGGCGTTGACGCGGTACCCCATGAGGACGCCTGA
- a CDS encoding TLD protein (encoded by transcript TGME49_209450) — protein sequence MGDSSSKFSHATPALSYQRLSQQEVQELLSSFGLNEFSPAKARISLHSFLRIFPPVLHPTASVLLPVLRDVVRMQQVQGRGYSSSGFLTGKIDSSSQLAASKTPAPSTRGGLKNLGNLTCSGKGARKGEETCSGGIHITLQEMVDAVSACAYGDREELQVHMLQRLLSRMSKVLEEQCKRLRHQQSGNWSSRHNIDRGATAHSHHLGAGLFLLHHGGPSGSAGSLTSETPQTASTASLQAGASGAVQPSAGSAGVSAVPCSGIEAVLHQVFVSAYLLFLAIISPSNPIFSSANPFALAAGGPTPASPRAAGGVGDHAGAKGPAGDHASRVASSPRSHHRAGPGSPAGGPTDSDADFLGSGAHSSSRQAVAGPGMSGWDSNSSSAAAVSLPVSTPLDFSFLLSAFATSAGAAAGVGSKTAGPQMGSAGSVAAQGSAGAGGSAPPCIVTVSGAPGPAAAADKGASSGNLSGAQMGCAGASKQQQQEALLWILQVLPVLPTLFVGAVSHFLLGPTDPAVDDGAVKKQQPTLQYQVYAPRRRGTAVSGSSRRGSRARANSLQNLQRSPSLDTLCQSTGGWRGDGPLDGFSKIFTDETAVMLRLSSMIFAFPPLTPWHRLYSSWKQGASFNRICSSVFFYDAPTVLVIKTKHGPVLGAMISTEWKDGGHVYMGDANCFLFSLEPQFQIIRPSGLGRNFVYINVKNQFYPRGIGFGGQPGCFRLWLDDEFQNCYCTKSDATYGPGVLVASKRARVRHQGDSRSEDSLLSGAKRTQSLCSEDKGPGEAGGLPAGANGSLLSSPDGDRDDGGHEEQDVFHMPFEVLEVEVWGCGDASTRQQQLAANQRQEQLRQERRQVDKGRFAQNEFDREFLLENTFNRAKGADAPST from the exons ATGGGGGATTCGAGCTCCAAATTCTCGCATGCCACCCCGGCCCTGTCCTATCAGCGCCTATCGCAGCAGGAGGTTCAGGAGCTGCTTTCGAGTTTTGGTCTCAATGAA TTTTCTCCAGCCAAAGCTCGCATTTCGCTTCACTCCTTCCTGCGGATCTTCCCGCCGGTGCTGCACCCCACGGCGTCGGTTCTGTTGCCAGTTCTGCGGGACGTcgttcgcatgcagcaagTGCAGGGCCGCGGGTACAGCAGCAGCGGATTTTTAACTGGGAAGATCGACAGCAGCAGCCAGCTAGCTGCTTCCAAGACGCCGGCGCCCTCCACGCGAGGGGGCTTGAAGAATTTGGGGAACCTGACCTGCTCGGGGAAAGGCGCTCGcaagggcgaggagacatgCAGTGGAGGCATCCACATCACACTCCAG GAGATGGTCGACGCcgtgagtgcatgcgcatatgGAGACCGGGAGGAACTCCAAGTGCACATGCTGCAGCGGCTGCTGTCGAGAATGTCGAAAGTCTTAGAAGAGCAGTGCAAGCGCCTGAGACACCAGCAGTCGGGCAACTGGAGCTCCCGCCACAACATCGATCGCGG GGCCACTGCCCACAGTCACCACCTGGGCGCGGGTCTCTTCTTGCTGCACCACGGGGGCCCCTCAGGGAGCGCAGGGAGCCTGACGTCCGAGACGCCTCAGACTGCGTCcacggcgtctctgcaggctGGGGCTTCTGGGGCTGTCCAGCCGTCTGCGGGCTCCGCGGGAGTCTCTGCGGTCCCCTGTTCGGGGATCGAGGCGGTGCTGCACCAAGTGTTCGTGTCTGCCTACTTGCTGTTCCTGGCAATCATCTCTCCGTCGAATCCGATCTTCTCGTCGGCCAACCCGTTCGCGCTCGCTGCCGGGGGGCCCACGCCCGCGTCGCCGCGCGCCGCCGGAGGCGTTGGAGACCACGCGGGGGCCAAGGGACCCGCTGGGGACCACGCGTCCCGGGTCGCGTCCTCGCCGCGGAGCCACCACCGCGCGGGCCCTGGGAGCCCCGCCGGCGGACCCACAGACAGCGATGCAGACTTCCTGGGATCTGGGGCTCACAGCTCGTCCCGCCAGGCGGTTGCAGGTCCAGGGATGTCTGGCTGGGACTCCAACTCCTCGTCTGCCGCGGCTGTCTCCTTGCCTGTCTCGACGCCGCTGgatttctcctttctcttgaGCGCCTTCGCGACCTCTGCGGGCGCCGCCGCGGGCGTGGGCTCCAAGACCGCGGGGCCTCAGATGGGGAGCGCTGGGAGTGTTGCGGCCCAGGGCTCTGCCGGAGCCGGCGGGTCCGCGCCCCCCTGTATCGTGACTGTATCTGGGGCGCCGGGACCCGCAGCCGCGGCAGACAAAGGAGCGTCGAGCGGGAACCTTTCTGGAGCCCAGATGGGGTGTGCAGGCGCGTCgaagcagcagcaacagGAGGCTCTTCTCTGGATCCTCCAGGTTCTTCCCGTCCTCCCAACTCTTTTTGTCGGAGCCGTCAGCCACTTCCTGCTCGGCCCTACCGACCCTGCTGTGGACGACGGCGCTgtgaagaagcagcaacCTACGTTGCAGTACCAg GTCTACGCTCCGCGTCGACGGGGCACTGCTGTTAGCGGCTCCTCACGGAGAGGTAGTCGGGCGCGTGCGAATTCTCTTCAGAACTTACAAAGAAGTCCGAGCCTTGATACTCTCTGTCAGAGTACAGGGGGGTGGAGAGGAGATGGGCCTCTAGACGGATTCAGCAAAATCTTCACTGATGAAACTGCAGTGATG CTACGCCTGTCGAGCATGatcttcgccttccccccTCTCACGCCTTGGCATCGCTTGTATTCGTCGTGGAAGCAAG gcgccAGCTTCAATCGCATCTGCAGCAGCGTCTTCTTCTACGATGCTCCGACGGTTTTGGTGATCAAGACGAAACACGGTCCCGTGCTCGGCGCTATGATCTCCAC gGAGTGGAAGGACGGCGGACATGTGTACATGGGAGATGCGAACTGCTTTCTCTTTAGCTTGGAACCTCAGTTCCAGATTATCAG ACCCAGTGGACTCGGAAGGAATTTCGTGTACATCAATGTGAAAAATCAATTCTACCCTCGGGGCATTGGATTTGGAGGTCAGCCTGGATGCTTCAGGCTCTGGCTCGACGATG AGTTCCAGAATTGCTACTGCacgaagagcgacgcgacTTACGGCCCAGGTGTGCTCGTGGCTTCCAAACGAGCTCGTGTCCGGCACCAGGGCGACTCTCGGAGTGAGGACAGCCTTTTGTCGGGTGCGAAACGGACGCAGTCTCTTTGCAGCGAGGACAAGGGACCGGGCGAGGCGGGCGGCTTGCCCGCAGGGGCAAATGGATCCTTGCTGTCGAGCCCtgatggagacagagacgacggaggcCACGAAGAGCAGGACGTCTTCCACATGCCTTTCGAGGTCCTAGAAGTGGAAGTGTGGGGATGTGGTGATGCCTCTACCAGACAGCAGCAGCTCGCCGCGAATCAAAGACAAGAACAG CTCCGCCAAGAACGACGACAGGTGGACAAGGGTCGCTTTGCACAAAACGAGTTCGACAGAGAGTTTCTTCTTGAGAACACTTTCAACCGAGCAAAGGGCGCAGACGCCCCATCCACGTGA
- a CDS encoding hypothetical protein (encoded by transcript TGME49_209460), translated as MPASMVLHKYVCNAVCGVGHFMFGKEGSRASLHVLQPGVITLSPTLHPPGSPDVDAFPWPYPFKRWRQKTHAFRDFSVHLSIPFFPASPVATTPAPFCRTAGRGTENQQICCSSLPAAPLTSQRLVACWNTHPSCRMQSGLVPSRKIRSFSSVIISKSRKTQGADAGGQQSARGSGRKRYRRAVNAGEEEGERNDELGDDGLPRLVRKAVEASFSPRSFPISFWEAQAEQALRLLPSLLPFHLASLLLAYARAGVRHPPLAAAIVHQFAEISSRQRYHPLLLSPRSIVYANALVSNGKSKKRSAKQCLTGEIEEERQRVDFAAFSTVLLSLERLHLLHHPLVHEPAERLQCVLLHRLQGECDSFSFRHLKRLMLLLAKLSAVDSTRCSRRADGNPAGGTSRGPAEGRQYSSTDIQRLRYEETGCEEGEVRRPLENRAFLVEVMVAAAEKALEADRPPADAVKKVTLDDREMFPVVWCITRFDQMIFSKFARKRTDVSMGEIPLGGTPSEVFQSSVRRRERTRSEQADEAHETPSRDKTCPVDTEEDDGFSYKFVLGGMSHHHPEDELTKDVVDMYMQARAKLLRRATQGVRTIIVSRLRCAPLDAAMALDAYLLFKDQYMSTKTEHYFSFVVSNATFEELLTLADGFRHLRIAQERVWNVWCQQVERRLSLHACQDSSWEDRRDPPLRPPSLETLQAVRGWFQLLGRPCPLIEALLAQVTVRAEQ; from the exons ATGCCTGCCTCGATGGTACTCCACAAATACGTTTGCAATGCAGTTTGCGGAGTAGGACATTTTATGTTCGGGAAGGAGGGAAGTCGAGCAAGTCTGCACGTGCTGCAGCCAGGTGTAATTACACTGAGTCCGACACTCCATCCGCCTGGTTCACCCGATGTTGATGCTTTTCCTTGGCCATATCCATTCAaaagatggagacagaagacgcatgcTTTCCGGGATTTTTCCGTGCATCTCTCAATTCCTTTCTTCCCGGCGTCTCCTGTGGCGACAACTCCCGCTCCGTTCTGTCGAACTGCAGGGAGGGGGACGGAAAATCAACAGATTTGCTGCAGTTCATTGCCCGCCGCACCCCTGACATCGCAACGACTCGTTGCTTGCTGGAACACCCATCCCTCCTGTCGAATGCAATCCGGCTTGGTTCCCTCTAGAAAAATccgttccttttcttcggtAATAATATccaaaagcagaaaaacccAAGGAGCTGATGCTGGGGGACAGCAGTCGGCACGCGGCTCAGGAAGGAAACGGTATCGACGGGCAGTGAATgccggagaagaggaaggcgagcgGAACGATGAACTCGGTGACGATGGACTTCCTCGGCTTGTGCGAAAAGCGGTTGAG gcttctttctccccccGTTCGTTCCCCATCTCTTTCTGGGAAGCACAAGCTGAGCAGGCgttgcgtctccttccctccttGCTGCCCTTCCACTTGGCATCTCTGCTTCTTGCGTACGCTCGGGCTGGTGTCCGTCACCCGCCTCTTGCAGCAGCGATCGTTCATCAGTTCGCTGAAATCTCGAGTCGACAGCGGTATCATCCGTTGCTTTTGTCTCCGCGTTCAATCGTGTATGCAAATGCGCTCGTGAGTAACGGAAAATCGAAGAAGCGTTCTGCGAAGCAGTGCTTGACAGGAGAGATagaggaagagcggcagCGCGTAGACTTTGCTGCGTTTTCAACCGTACTCCTCTCCCTCGAAAGActccatcttcttcaccACCCTCTTGTGCATGAACCAGCAGAGAGACTCCAGTGTGTGCTTCTTCATCGGCTGCAGGGAGAGTGTGATTCGTTCAGTTTCCGCCACCTCAAGCGACTGATGTTGCTGCTCGCGAAACTCTCAGCAGTTGACAGCACGCGATGTTCACGGCGTGCGGATGGCAACCCCGCAGGCGGGACCAGTCGGGGACCTGCAGAGGGCAGACAATATTCGTCAACAGACATCCAGAGACTGCGCTACGAAGAAACCGGGTGTGAGGAGGGAGAAGTAAGACGCCCGCTCGAGAATCGAGCCTTCCTCGTGGAAGTCATGGTGGCAGCAGCCGAGAAGGCACTGGAAGCTGATCGGCCTCCAGCCGACGCAGTCAAGAAGGTGACCCTTGACGACAGAGAAATGTTCCCGGTTGTCTGGTGCATAACAAGATTTGACCAAATGATTTTTTCCAAATTCGCTCGCAAACGCACGGATGTCTCGATGGGAGAAATTCCGTTGGGAGGCACTCCAAGTGAGGTTTTTCAATCCTCAGTTCGGCGCCGGGAAAGGACGCGCTCAGAGCAGGCAGACGAAGCGCACGAAACTCCGTCAAGAGACAAGACGTGTCCAGTGGATACGGAGGAAGATGATGGATTTAGTTACAAGTTTGTTCTAGGTGGCATGTCCCATCATCACCCCGAGGACGAGCTAACAAAGGACGTGGTTGATATGTACATGCAAGCTCGTGCGAAGCTGCTAAGACGTGCCACTCAAGGTGTCCGGACGATCATCGTCTCAAGACTCCGCTGTGCGCCTCTGGATGCTGCGATG GCGCTGGACGCGTATCTCCTCTTCAAAGATCAATATATGAGCACGAAAACGGAGCATTATTTTTCGTTTGTTGTGTCGAACGCCACCTTTGAGGAGCTTCTCACGCTTGCGGACGGTTTCAGACATTTACGCATTGCCCAGGAACGCGTATGGAATGTCTGGTGTCAGCAGGTTGAACGCCGCTTGTCGCTCCACGCGTGTCAAGACAGCAGCTGGGAAGACCGCAGAGATCCACCCCTTCGACCTCCATCGTTGGAAACTTTGCAAGCGGTGCGTGGCTGGTTTCAACTGCTGGGCCGCCCCTGTCCGCTGATAGAAGCATTGCTAGCACAGGTGACCGTGAGGGCAGAACAGTAG
- a CDS encoding hypothetical protein (encoded by transcript TGME49_209480), producing MIAITWDGSHQQPTPVAGETTKTTRDLWYTAGNSPRGEEDEDARRIDQEGAFIDTSSADDKGYMTGDTNVDASSTNDKMRTKTKARMETKTGSTGRQSNPVSFEIQRTAVSENADREKDRIQICANDRKRYRRLAINEITVSSLKHLFLPGIYFGSQKMRNPISGDFANSRQPHHTVANTNVDLNYNHGSFGSRDHDLAMRSAAPFVSLSDSAAHQPTTAIPSPTLLRFRTDERGEQRSELIPIDQLESRFQQLSPEERDILVKHATSRAFSHLEWLYEWQKKYAPTLLLVEQGQDQVTSPIPSSYNEEFVSDGVSWISNASGDGTDIATPDGKDAREETIMLSAVEEAEGIVQGQALWDETFITLKRKNIPNITYTVDQVNEDVGIFLERYRDAVWSLPLQQIVNATLNGGIFPALVERQAASYPDLKRNVQCNPE from the coding sequence ATGATCGCTATCACGTGGGATGGCAGTCACCAACAGCCAACACCCGTTGCGGGTGAGACTACGAAAACTACTCGGGACCTTTGGTATACAGCCGGTAATTCGCCGAGaggtgaggaagacgaagacgctaGAAGGATTGACCAAGAGGGAGCTTTCATTGACACGTCGAGTGCAGATGACAAAGGGTATATGACAGGAGACACGAACGTCGACGCCTCTTCAACCAATGACAAAATGCGAACCAAAACAAAAGCAAGgatggaaacgaagacaggCAGCACCGGCAGACAAAGTAACCCCGTCTCCTTTGAAATTCAGCGAACTGCAGTGAGCGAGAAtgccgacagagagaaagacaggatCCAAATATGTGCCAACGACCGAAAGCGGTATCGCCGTTTGGCGATAAACGAAATCACGGTTTCAAGCCTAAAGCATTTGTTCCTGCCTGGAATATATTTTGGTTCTCAGAAAATGAGAAACCCTATTTCAGGTGATTTTGCCAACTCGCGACAACCACACCATACTGTGGCTAACACTAATGTCGACCTGAACTATAATCATGGTTCATTCGGTTCCCGCGACCATGATCTAGCGATGCGAAGCGCTGCtccttttgtgtctctctccgatTCGGCAGCTCACCAGCCTACAACGGCGATCCCGTCACCTACTCTCTTGCGCTTTCGCACTGATGAACGGGGCGAACAGCGTTCAGAATTGATCCCGATTGACCAGCTCGAGAGCCGCTTCCAGCAATTATCCCCTGAAGAGCGAGACATTCTCGTTAAGCATGCGACATCACGGGCATTTTCCCACCTCGAGTGGCTGTACGAATGGCAAAAAAAGTATGCTCCCACCCTTCTTCTGGTTGAACAAGGCCAAGACCAAGTAACCTCTCCTATTCCTTCTTCCTATAATGAAGAATTTGTAAGCGATGGCGTTTCATGGATTTCGAATGCCTCAGGTGATGGCACAGACATCGCCACGCCAGATGGGAAGGACgctcgagaggagacgatTATGCTATCCGCGGTTGAGGAGGCTGAAGGTATTGTGCAAGGGCAGGCGTTATGGGATGAGACTTTCATCACGTTGAAGAGGAAAAATATACCGAATATTACTTACACGGTTGACCAAGTAAACGAAGATGTTGGAATTTTTCTGGAGAGGTACAGAGACGCTGTGTggtcgcttcctcttcagcaGATTGTAAATGCCACGCTCAATGGAGGAATCTTTCCTGCGCTCGTCGAGAGACAAGCTGCTTCTTATCCCGATCTCAAGAGAAATGTTCAGTGTAACCCAGAGTAA